A genome region from Nocardia sp. NBC_01730 includes the following:
- a CDS encoding TetR-like C-terminal domain-containing protein, with the protein MPRVGLTPQVVVTEAAAVADEVGLDKLTLAAVAKRCGVSLPGLYKHVDGLDAVKRDISVLAVRELTAKLAAATSGVSGKEALQALSVSYRDYAMAFPGRYSASVRAPAAGDREHEEVAVQAVGVIDTALKGYQLEGADLIHAVRIWRIVCHGLASLEAEGGFGLPDPVDETFNRLIGVLDASFRTVTVE; encoded by the coding sequence ATGCCTCGTGTCGGTCTGACCCCACAGGTGGTCGTCACCGAAGCCGCGGCCGTCGCCGATGAGGTGGGCTTGGACAAGCTCACCCTGGCGGCGGTCGCGAAGCGCTGTGGCGTCTCGCTTCCCGGGCTGTACAAGCATGTCGATGGGCTCGACGCGGTCAAGCGAGACATCTCCGTGCTGGCAGTGCGAGAGTTGACCGCGAAGCTCGCTGCCGCGACGTCCGGCGTCTCGGGAAAGGAGGCGCTGCAGGCCCTTTCGGTGTCGTACCGCGACTATGCCATGGCGTTTCCCGGTCGCTACTCGGCGAGTGTGCGGGCGCCTGCGGCAGGTGATCGGGAGCATGAAGAAGTGGCGGTGCAGGCAGTCGGCGTCATCGACACCGCGCTCAAGGGTTACCAGCTGGAGGGAGCCGACCTGATCCACGCCGTCCGTATCTGGCGAATCGTCTGCCACGGTCTGGCCTCGCTGGAAGCGGAAGGTGGTTTCGGCCTACCGGATCCGGTGGACGAGACCTTCAACCGTTTGATCGGCGTTCTCGATGCGTCCTTCCGCACCGTGACGGTCGAATAG
- a CDS encoding class I SAM-dependent methyltransferase has translation MPTPHDFEFEAVYQGKGGPFGPGVKPPWSIGEPQPELAALIEQGKFHGDVLDVGCGEAAISLHLAERGYTTVGLDLSPTAIELARAEATRRGLVDASFEVADITSFTGYDGRFGTIVDSTLFHSIPVESREGYQESIVRAAAPGASYFALVFDRAGLPEVPEPGPSPVTVDELREVVSKYWVIDEIRPARIHGNLPAGNLPADLGIRFEGIRDEPNGRKSVPAWLLSAHLG, from the coding sequence ATGCCGACACCACATGATTTCGAATTCGAAGCCGTCTACCAAGGCAAAGGCGGTCCGTTCGGGCCGGGCGTCAAACCCCCGTGGAGCATCGGAGAACCCCAGCCGGAACTGGCCGCCCTGATCGAACAGGGCAAATTCCATGGCGATGTCCTCGACGTCGGATGCGGGGAGGCGGCGATCTCGCTGCATCTGGCCGAGCGGGGCTACACCACCGTGGGATTGGATCTGTCGCCGACCGCGATCGAGCTGGCCCGCGCCGAGGCCACCCGGCGCGGCCTGGTCGACGCCTCCTTCGAGGTCGCCGACATCACCTCCTTCACCGGCTACGACGGCCGCTTCGGCACCATCGTCGACAGCACGTTGTTCCATTCGATTCCGGTCGAGTCGCGGGAGGGCTATCAGGAGTCGATCGTTCGCGCAGCCGCGCCAGGCGCGTCGTATTTCGCGCTGGTGTTCGACCGGGCCGGCTTGCCCGAAGTGCCCGAACCGGGGCCATCGCCCGTCACCGTCGACGAGCTTCGTGAGGTGGTGTCGAAGTACTGGGTGATCGATGAGATCAGGCCGGCGCGAATCCATGGCAACCTGCCTGCGGGCAACCTGCCTGCGGACTTGGGTATTCGGTTCGAGGGCATACGCGACGAGCCCAACGGCCGCAAGTCGGTTCCGGCCTGGCTGCTGTCGGCTCATCTGGGCTGA
- a CDS encoding non-ribosomal peptide synthetase: protein MATEHNPFPALWALLAGFFMILLDMTIVAVATPAIKADLNADMPSVIWVTSAYLLTYAVPLLLTGRLGDRFGPKSIYLIGLVVFTAASLWCGLSRSIEMLIAARAAQGIGAALMTPQTMAVITRIFPPDRRGAATGLWASVAGLSMLVGPIIGGVLVDQIGWQWIFFVNIPMGVMAFASAVWLVPSLPTHTHRLDLLGVALSAVGMTLLVFGIQQGNTYHWSALVWVSIGVGLTVLVGFVVTQAHSRSEPLVPLGLFRYRNFASANVAVCAAGAAETALMVPVYFYLEAVRDLSPMAAASAFAPMAVVTGIAGPFIGKLADHVHPRSIPSFGFLLFAASMAWLASAMTPNTAVRQVVLASVAMGLAAACIWAPLSAAAARDLPVHHAGASAGVYNTTRLVGSVLGSATVGALITARMTAHGISSSAAGGTWQVPDFLKPPFSAALSQSTYLPAAILLIGLIASMMLVRPRKSSTPPTADSRQADPATSGTGTGSGVASASVAELFASQADRTPDAVAAIFEERSLRYAELDHESNRLARILIDRGVGPETIVAVMLPRSLEMIIAILAVIKAGGAYLPIDPRHPRERIGFMLTDAAARLVLTDSTTAESMMRPNTIDLPTAVSVLAVDGSETVRLMAGQDDAPLTDSDRLFPLQPLNPAYVIYTSGSTGVPKGVVITHHNATSSIRELSSRIEMTAESRVLASTSLTFDVSVFEVFCTLTTGGSIEIVRDILTLAERDSWTGDIISAAPSAFGELIGQPNAAKLDAKAVVFIGEPLTAALVERTLAYIPGVRIINGYGPTETTVAITSFTVSQAPAQAAVPIGSPVGNTQVFVLDGRLRPVPVGVAGELYVAGVQLARGYLGLAALTSSRFVANPYPAADGDRMYRTGDVVRWNPRGQLEFVGRVDDQVKIRGFRIEPGEVEAALVAHTAVARAAVVVREDRPGDKRLVGYIVPANGIQAETRDVEHVDAWRQVYDDIYHASGSPALGADFAGWNSSYTDRPIPRAEMCEWREETVQRILELAPERVLEIGVGAGLILSGVAPSCESYWGTDVSQAVIDRLRSQLIERPGLAAKVNLRCQVADDIDGLPEKFFDAVVINSVVQYFPHAEYLVEVLRSAARLLRADGVIFVGDVRNMRLASCFHTAVELHHAKLDTMATVALKAAERAMTAEKELMVDPDFFVMFANDTAGITGADLRLKDGVHHNELTRYRYDVILRTRPSAAQQLLTDAPRLHWGHPGSGIDELIHHLRSDSPPILRVDGIPNGRLFPEIMAERRLRSGGPLDAAVADLNASPPHRDWIDPSELSRLAAEHDYRAIMTWSNIPEQFDVIFAESERVTTASWIAAYTPRTTGEFLVDKLTNRPARSREIAALTSILRTFLSSRLPDYMLPAAIVVVEGFPLTPNGKLDRRALPAPEFTGGTYRAARTEREKILTGLFAEVLGVERVGIDDSFFDMGGHSLSATRLANRVRVMLGIELGVRDLFDTPTVSELAARLENGVRVRPILTIKDRPQEVPLSFAQRRLWFLHRLEGPSATYNMPIVARLTGVVDTAALQAALVDVVQRHESLRTVFPQRDGVPYQHVLPVEDVCPRLMISQQVEAETAVADAVHYAFDLESEIPVRAWLFDVGADRHLLVVVVHHIAADGWSIRPLWRNFSQAYVARRAGRAPEWAPLPVQYVDYTLWQQDLLGEQADPDSRIAEQLGYWKRVLAGTPERIMLPVDRPSPPVVSYTGAAERFSWSAELCTGLERLARANGASVFMVVNAALAVLLSRMGGGDDIVIGSPVAGRTDEALDESVGFFVNTLVLRTDLSGDPTFAELLTQVRERCLDAYAHQDIPFERLVEAVNPTRSTANHPIFQVMLAWDNTEQADPVSAEGLGPELEARSEFVDTGTARMDLAFSMTERGGLGAVGVAVDGVVEFRTDLFDPDTIKMLLTRLRRVLEAVVADSGARTGSIDLLDDVERRRLLVEWNDAGNSVGPVQPLTVAELFARQVARVPDATAVTSGDRSLSYLELDHQSNRLARVLIDCGVGPEMIVAIVLPRSLRMIVAIMAISKAGAAYLPIDPDYPRERIGFMLGDATVRLILAQSSTAGSALSSDSIALPADIPVLALDTAETAALVAGHNSDPITDADRLRPLRPLDAAYVIYTSGSTGLPKGVVITHTGVANLLAAQRDLLDIDDNSRVLQFASASFDAAFFELLLALGSGAALVIPAQSRVVGAELADLITECRVTHAVLTPGVLDGIHPAELRSVTDLVVAGEPCPPGLAARWSATRRMVNGYGPTEATVCVSMSAPLSGTDPTVPIGSPVGNTQVFVLDGRLRPVPVGVAGELYVAGVQLARGYLGRAALTSSRFVANPYPAADGDRMYRTGDVVRWNPRGQLEFVGRVDDQVKIRGFRIEPGEVEAALVAHTAVARAAVVVREDRPGDKRLVGYIVPANGSAMAASEVRRFVSSRLPEYLVPSAITAMTALPLTANGKVDRRALPAPEYTDTAYRAPRTDQEKLLAALFGEVLGVERVGIDDSFFDLGGHSLLITRLAVRIREVLGVTLTVRSLFDAPRIAELAQEITDDADSTRSDATE, encoded by the coding sequence TTGGCCACCGAACACAATCCGTTTCCTGCGCTGTGGGCGCTGTTGGCCGGCTTCTTCATGATCCTGTTGGACATGACGATCGTTGCGGTCGCGACCCCGGCGATCAAAGCTGACCTGAATGCTGATATGCCCAGCGTGATCTGGGTGACGAGTGCCTATCTGCTCACCTATGCGGTGCCCCTGTTGCTGACCGGGCGACTCGGAGATCGGTTCGGGCCCAAGAGTATCTATCTGATCGGTCTGGTCGTCTTCACAGCTGCCTCACTGTGGTGCGGCCTGTCGCGATCCATCGAAATGCTGATCGCTGCGCGCGCGGCGCAGGGTATCGGCGCGGCGTTGATGACGCCACAGACGATGGCCGTGATCACCCGGATCTTCCCACCGGACAGGCGCGGCGCGGCGACGGGTCTATGGGCTTCCGTCGCTGGGCTGTCGATGCTGGTCGGCCCGATCATCGGAGGCGTGCTGGTCGACCAGATCGGCTGGCAGTGGATATTCTTCGTCAACATCCCGATGGGGGTCATGGCGTTCGCCTCGGCAGTCTGGCTGGTGCCCTCGTTACCGACCCATACACATCGGCTCGATCTTCTCGGTGTGGCACTCAGTGCGGTCGGTATGACGTTGTTGGTGTTCGGCATTCAGCAGGGCAATACCTACCACTGGTCGGCACTGGTCTGGGTGTCGATTGGCGTAGGACTTACGGTGCTGGTCGGGTTCGTCGTGACCCAGGCTCACAGTAGGAGCGAGCCGCTGGTGCCGCTGGGGCTGTTCCGCTATCGGAATTTCGCTTCGGCCAACGTAGCGGTTTGTGCAGCAGGCGCGGCGGAAACCGCCCTGATGGTGCCGGTGTATTTCTACCTGGAAGCGGTGCGGGATTTGTCGCCGATGGCAGCGGCTTCGGCTTTCGCCCCCATGGCGGTCGTCACCGGCATCGCGGGCCCGTTCATCGGCAAACTAGCCGACCACGTGCACCCGCGTTCCATTCCGAGCTTCGGCTTCCTTCTTTTCGCCGCTTCGATGGCGTGGTTGGCGTCGGCAATGACACCGAACACCGCGGTTCGGCAGGTTGTGCTCGCGTCCGTCGCAATGGGGCTCGCAGCGGCCTGCATCTGGGCACCGCTATCGGCCGCCGCCGCACGCGACCTGCCCGTGCACCACGCCGGCGCGAGCGCCGGCGTCTACAACACCACCCGGCTGGTCGGCTCGGTCCTGGGCAGTGCGACAGTCGGCGCATTGATCACCGCTCGGATGACAGCACACGGCATCTCGTCATCGGCAGCCGGCGGTACCTGGCAAGTGCCCGATTTCCTGAAACCTCCGTTCAGTGCGGCGCTGAGCCAATCGACCTATCTGCCCGCCGCGATCTTGCTGATAGGTCTGATCGCGTCGATGATGCTCGTCCGCCCCCGCAAATCATCGACACCGCCTACCGCGGATTCGAGACAGGCCGATCCGGCAACGTCGGGAACAGGCACAGGTTCTGGGGTGGCGTCGGCTTCGGTTGCGGAGTTGTTCGCCAGTCAGGCCGATCGAACACCGGACGCAGTCGCAGCGATATTCGAAGAGCGTTCGCTGCGGTATGCGGAACTGGATCACGAGTCCAACCGGCTGGCACGGATACTGATCGACCGAGGTGTCGGCCCGGAGACGATTGTGGCCGTGATGCTGCCGCGATCACTGGAGATGATCATCGCGATTCTGGCGGTGATCAAGGCGGGAGGAGCGTATCTGCCGATCGACCCCCGCCATCCCCGCGAGCGGATCGGGTTCATGCTCACCGACGCCGCCGCGCGTCTGGTCCTGACCGATTCCACGACAGCCGAATCGATGATGCGCCCGAACACCATCGACCTGCCGACCGCGGTATCGGTACTCGCGGTCGACGGCAGCGAGACCGTCCGACTCATGGCTGGGCAGGATGACGCGCCCCTCACCGACAGCGACCGCCTGTTCCCACTGCAACCGCTCAACCCGGCCTACGTCATCTACACCTCGGGATCCACAGGCGTGCCCAAGGGCGTCGTTATCACCCATCACAACGCGACGTCGTCGATTCGCGAACTGTCGTCTCGGATAGAGATGACAGCGGAATCACGAGTACTGGCTAGCACCTCGTTGACCTTCGACGTATCTGTGTTCGAAGTATTCTGCACACTGACCACGGGCGGCAGCATCGAAATCGTCCGCGACATTCTGACGCTGGCCGAACGCGATTCGTGGACGGGTGACATCATCAGCGCGGCGCCCTCGGCATTCGGCGAGCTGATCGGACAACCCAATGCGGCGAAACTCGACGCAAAAGCTGTCGTCTTCATCGGCGAGCCGCTGACAGCGGCACTTGTTGAGAGAACCCTGGCGTATATCCCCGGCGTTCGCATCATCAACGGCTACGGTCCGACTGAAACAACTGTTGCGATCACCTCATTCACCGTATCGCAAGCGCCCGCTCAGGCCGCTGTGCCGATCGGTTCGCCGGTCGGGAATACGCAGGTGTTCGTGCTGGATGGCCGGTTGCGGCCGGTCCCGGTAGGGGTCGCGGGAGAACTCTATGTGGCGGGTGTGCAATTGGCCAGAGGCTACCTGGGGCTGGCAGCGTTGACATCGTCGCGGTTTGTGGCGAACCCCTATCCGGCGGCCGACGGCGATCGGATGTACCGGACAGGGGACGTCGTTCGGTGGAATCCCAGGGGTCAGTTGGAGTTCGTAGGGCGGGTCGATGACCAGGTAAAGATTCGGGGATTTCGGATCGAGCCCGGCGAAGTGGAAGCGGCGCTCGTCGCCCATACCGCGGTAGCGCGCGCCGCGGTAGTGGTACGCGAGGACCGACCGGGAGACAAGCGACTGGTGGGCTACATCGTGCCGGCAAACGGTATACAAGCGGAGACCAGGGACGTCGAGCATGTCGACGCGTGGCGGCAGGTTTATGACGATATCTATCACGCGTCCGGCAGTCCAGCGCTCGGAGCGGACTTCGCGGGCTGGAACAGCAGCTATACCGATCGACCGATTCCGCGGGCCGAGATGTGCGAGTGGCGCGAGGAGACCGTACAAAGGATCCTGGAACTTGCTCCGGAAAGGGTCCTGGAAATCGGCGTCGGCGCGGGCCTGATACTGAGCGGAGTCGCGCCCTCGTGTGAAAGCTATTGGGGCACCGACGTATCCCAGGCAGTCATCGATCGCCTGCGTTCCCAGCTCATCGAGCGCCCCGGCCTGGCAGCCAAGGTAAATTTGCGTTGCCAAGTTGCGGATGACATCGACGGCCTGCCGGAGAAATTCTTCGACGCGGTTGTCATCAATTCGGTTGTCCAGTACTTTCCGCACGCGGAATATCTGGTCGAGGTGCTGCGCTCGGCCGCCCGGCTCCTGCGAGCGGACGGCGTGATATTCGTCGGCGATGTTCGCAACATGCGCCTGGCCAGTTGTTTCCACACCGCAGTCGAACTACATCATGCCAAACTGGATACTATGGCGACGGTGGCACTGAAAGCCGCTGAACGGGCGATGACCGCGGAGAAGGAGTTGATGGTCGATCCGGACTTCTTCGTAATGTTCGCAAACGATACCGCCGGCATCACGGGCGCCGATTTACGACTCAAAGACGGCGTCCATCACAATGAGCTGACGCGCTACCGATACGATGTGATACTTCGCACCAGGCCGAGCGCGGCGCAGCAGCTGCTCACGGATGCACCGAGACTGCATTGGGGACATCCGGGGAGTGGCATCGATGAACTCATCCACCACCTGCGCTCCGATTCACCTCCGATACTTCGCGTAGACGGCATTCCCAACGGTCGCCTGTTTCCGGAAATCATGGCCGAGCGCAGGCTGCGCAGCGGTGGACCTCTCGATGCCGCCGTTGCCGATCTCAACGCGTCACCCCCACACCGAGATTGGATCGACCCGTCCGAACTCAGCCGCCTTGCCGCCGAACACGACTATCGGGCAATCATGACCTGGTCGAATATTCCTGAGCAGTTCGACGTCATCTTCGCCGAATCGGAGCGGGTGACCACCGCATCATGGATCGCAGCGTACACGCCGAGGACAACCGGTGAATTCTTGGTAGACAAGCTCACCAACAGACCCGCGCGCTCCCGCGAAATCGCCGCCTTGACAAGCATTCTACGGACATTTCTCTCGTCCCGATTGCCGGACTATATGCTGCCTGCGGCGATAGTTGTTGTGGAAGGTTTCCCGCTGACACCGAATGGGAAATTGGACCGTCGCGCGCTGCCGGCTCCGGAATTCACCGGCGGGACATATCGGGCGGCGCGCACCGAGCGGGAAAAGATACTGACAGGATTGTTCGCCGAGGTGTTGGGGGTGGAACGGGTCGGAATCGACGACAGTTTCTTCGATATGGGTGGTCATTCACTCTCGGCGACGAGACTGGCCAATCGAGTACGCGTGATGCTGGGAATCGAGTTGGGTGTGCGGGACTTGTTCGACACACCCACCGTATCCGAGTTGGCGGCACGACTCGAAAATGGTGTTCGGGTGCGCCCCATTTTGACGATCAAAGACCGTCCACAGGAAGTGCCGTTGTCGTTCGCACAGCGGAGACTGTGGTTCCTCCATCGGCTGGAAGGGCCTTCGGCGACCTACAACATGCCGATAGTTGCGCGGCTGACCGGAGTAGTGGACACGGCGGCCCTGCAGGCCGCGCTGGTCGATGTGGTGCAGAGGCACGAAAGCCTGCGCACGGTGTTCCCACAGCGCGACGGCGTCCCGTATCAGCACGTGCTTCCGGTCGAGGATGTTTGTCCACGGTTGATGATCTCGCAGCAAGTCGAGGCTGAAACGGCGGTAGCCGATGCGGTGCACTATGCCTTCGATCTGGAGTCGGAGATTCCAGTGCGGGCGTGGTTGTTCGACGTGGGCGCGGACCGGCATCTGCTAGTTGTCGTGGTCCATCACATTGCCGCCGATGGTTGGTCTATCCGACCGCTGTGGCGGAATTTCAGCCAGGCGTATGTGGCACGTCGGGCGGGGCGAGCGCCGGAATGGGCACCACTGCCGGTGCAGTACGTGGATTACACGCTGTGGCAACAGGATCTGCTCGGCGAGCAGGCTGATCCGGACAGTCGGATCGCCGAACAGCTGGGCTACTGGAAACGGGTCTTGGCCGGAACGCCGGAACGGATAATGTTGCCCGTTGATCGACCTTCTCCGCCAGTGGTCTCGTATACGGGTGCAGCCGAGCGCTTTTCGTGGTCAGCCGAGTTGTGTACGGGATTGGAGAGACTTGCCCGAGCCAACGGGGCGAGCGTGTTCATGGTTGTCAACGCGGCGTTGGCGGTGCTGCTGTCGCGCATGGGTGGCGGTGACGACATTGTCATAGGTTCGCCTGTCGCCGGACGCACCGACGAGGCACTCGACGAATCGGTCGGGTTCTTCGTGAACACTCTTGTGCTGCGGACGGATCTCTCCGGTGATCCCACTTTCGCGGAGCTTCTCACGCAGGTACGGGAACGTTGCCTGGATGCCTACGCTCATCAGGATATCCCCTTCGAGCGCCTCGTCGAGGCCGTCAATCCGACGCGGTCGACGGCCAACCACCCGATATTCCAAGTGATGCTCGCTTGGGACAACACCGAGCAAGCCGATCCCGTATCGGCCGAAGGTCTGGGACCCGAGCTGGAGGCACGCTCGGAGTTCGTCGATACCGGCACCGCCCGAATGGATTTGGCCTTCAGCATGACCGAACGCGGTGGTCTCGGCGCGGTCGGTGTCGCGGTGGACGGCGTGGTGGAATTTCGGACCGATCTGTTCGATCCGGACACCATCAAGATGTTGCTCACTCGGCTGAGGCGAGTGCTCGAAGCTGTTGTGGCCGATTCGGGCGCTCGGACGGGGTCGATCGATCTGCTCGACGATGTGGAGCGGCGTAGGTTGCTGGTGGAGTGGAACGACGCAGGCAACAGCGTTGGGCCGGTACAACCGTTGACGGTCGCGGAGTTGTTCGCCCGTCAGGTCGCTCGGGTGCCGGATGCCACCGCGGTGACATCCGGTGATCGGTCGTTGTCCTATCTGGAGCTGGATCACCAGTCCAACCGGTTGGCGCGGGTATTGATCGACTGCGGCGTCGGCCCGGAGATGATCGTCGCAATCGTGTTGCCACGATCTTTGCGGATGATCGTGGCAATCATGGCAATATCAAAAGCAGGCGCGGCGTACCTTCCTATCGATCCCGACTACCCACGCGAACGGATCGGGTTCATGCTCGGCGACGCCACCGTGCGATTGATCCTGGCCCAGTCCAGCACAGCCGGATCGGCGTTGTCGTCGGATTCGATTGCATTGCCGGCAGACATTCCGGTGCTCGCGCTGGACACCGCTGAGACGGCAGCGCTCGTTGCCGGACACAACAGCGACCCGATCACCGATGCCGACCGCCTGCGCCCGTTGCGTCCACTCGACGCGGCCTACGTGATCTACACCTCTGGATCAACGGGCCTCCCCAAAGGCGTTGTCATCACCCACACCGGCGTCGCCAATCTCCTCGCGGCCCAGCGTGATCTGCTCGACATCGACGACAACAGTCGCGTGTTGCAGTTCGCCTCCGCCAGCTTCGACGCCGCGTTCTTCGAACTGCTACTGGCGCTCGGATCCGGGGCCGCACTCGTGATACCCGCGCAGAGCCGGGTGGTCGGTGCAGAGCTCGCCGACCTGATCACCGAATGCCGGGTGACCCATGCGGTTCTCACTCCCGGTGTGCTCGATGGGATTCATCCAGCGGAACTACGGTCTGTTACCGATCTCGTTGTCGCAGGGGAACCTTGCCCTCCCGGGTTGGCCGCGCGATGGTCGGCCACACGGCGGATGGTCAATGGGTACGGTCCGACCGAGGCTACTGTGTGCGTTTCGATGAGTGCCCCGCTGTCCGGCACCGACCCGACTGTGCCGATCGGTTCGCCGGTCGGGAATACGCAGGTGTTCGTGCTGGATGGCCGGTTGCGGCCGGTCCCGGTAGGGGTCGCGGGAGAACTCTATGTGGCGGGTGTGCAATTGGCCAGAGGCTACCTGGGGCGGGCAGCGTTGACATCGTCGCGGTTTGTGGCGAACCCCTATCCGGCGGCCGACGGCGATCGGATGTACCGGACAGGGGACGTCGTTCGGTGGAATCCCAGGGGTCAGTTGGAGTTCGTAGGGCGGGTCGATGACCAGGTAAAGATTCGGGGATTTCGGATCGAGCCCGGCGAAGTGGAAGCGGCGCTCGTCGCCCATACCGCGGTAGCGCGCGCCGCGGTAGTGGTACGCGAGGACCGACCGGGAGACAAGCGACTGGTGGGCTACATCGTGCCGGCAAACGGTAGTGCCATGGCAGCAAGCGAGGTTCGTCGGTTTGTCTCGTCCCGATTGCCCGAATACCTGGTGCCATCAGCGATCACGGCCATGACAGCACTGCCGTTGACAGCGAATGGGAAAGTGGATCGCCGGGCACTCCCCGCCCCGGAATACACCGATACGGCGTATCGGGCACCGCGCACCGATCAGGAGAAGTTGCTGGCAGCATTATTCGGCGAAGTGCTGGGGGTGGAACGGGTCGGGATCGACGACAGTTTCTTCGATCTCGGGGGGCACTCCCTCTTGATCACCAGGCTGGCTGTTCGGATCCGGGAGGTCCTGGGAGTGACGCTGACTGTGCGGTCCTTGTTCGACGCGCCTCGCATCGCCGAATTAGCGCAGGAGATAACCGACGATGCGGATTCAACTCGGTCCGACGCCACAGAATAG
- a CDS encoding helix-turn-helix domain-containing protein: MADHKSMDDLRRERVDRSDFNATEYNVGREEARLAIEFANAIRERRLELGLTQTQLAERAGLRQPDVSRLESGGGTPTIGMLDRLAHALELRFVARFEKSDAA, translated from the coding sequence ATGGCTGACCACAAGTCTATGGATGACCTGCGACGGGAACGAGTCGATCGTTCCGATTTCAACGCTACCGAGTACAACGTCGGCCGCGAAGAGGCACGACTCGCCATCGAGTTCGCCAATGCCATACGCGAACGTCGCTTGGAACTCGGACTGACGCAGACGCAGCTGGCCGAACGTGCCGGACTACGCCAGCCGGATGTTTCGCGGCTCGAGTCCGGTGGCGGCACGCCCACCATCGGCATGCTCGACAGGCTGGCTCACGCACTCGAGTTGCGGTTTGTCGCACGATTCGAGAAGAGCGACGCGGCCTGA
- a CDS encoding MAB_1171c family putative transporter has product MTPDPILLILLTAFACGTVLAIKARDIMRDPDNGMHRASALFAGAILATMMLWLESDAIDHHTHVPMIGILLSDITAMLAVYASQIWFVYLTTRTEIARRRSPLCGAGFIVVVAAVVSLFAAFPPASANSARYRYLFICYVGVSAIAAVVFGFRYAVLTAKPWLRSGFRVIAIGGIAVIARLAFLGYVLVAADLGHPPQPIYATVDGLLTVTGLLIVIAGMALPSGGELLGSLLHAYRCHRTERQLIALSWHLTSVTGTASVVPLPISREWNPLQDAEFRLCRRVIDIRDAQLALRGYADPRARQLAAERSEELGLPDHERGPMIEAAVIAAAIQAKQAGIPPRHNTTMTLSAEHGGADTLLDEARWLGHVSRALRSFEIARPDTPR; this is encoded by the coding sequence GTGACCCCCGACCCGATTCTCCTCATCTTGCTCACGGCGTTCGCTTGCGGCACTGTCCTGGCTATCAAGGCTCGCGACATCATGCGGGATCCGGACAATGGGATGCACCGTGCGAGTGCGCTTTTCGCTGGCGCGATCCTGGCGACTATGATGCTCTGGCTCGAATCCGATGCCATCGACCACCACACCCATGTTCCGATGATCGGCATCCTGCTCAGTGACATCACGGCGATGCTCGCGGTGTACGCGAGCCAGATATGGTTTGTGTACCTCACGACACGGACCGAGATCGCGCGCCGCAGGTCGCCGCTGTGTGGTGCGGGATTCATTGTCGTCGTCGCCGCAGTCGTCTCGCTGTTCGCCGCGTTCCCGCCGGCGTCCGCGAATAGTGCCCGGTATCGGTATCTGTTCATCTGCTACGTCGGTGTCAGCGCCATCGCCGCGGTCGTGTTCGGGTTCCGCTACGCCGTGCTCACCGCGAAGCCGTGGCTACGTAGCGGATTCCGCGTCATCGCAATAGGGGGCATCGCCGTGATCGCGCGCCTGGCCTTCCTCGGCTACGTGCTCGTGGCAGCCGATCTCGGCCACCCACCCCAGCCGATCTACGCCACCGTCGACGGGCTACTCACGGTAACCGGACTGCTCATCGTCATCGCGGGGATGGCGCTGCCCTCAGGCGGTGAGCTCCTCGGGTCGCTGCTTCATGCTTACCGATGCCACCGCACCGAACGACAACTCATTGCGCTGAGCTGGCACCTGACATCCGTCACCGGCACGGCGAGCGTTGTGCCCCTCCCTATCAGCCGCGAATGGAATCCGTTACAGGACGCTGAATTTCGGCTCTGTCGCCGGGTCATCGACATTCGGGACGCGCAACTGGCGCTGCGCGGGTATGCCGATCCACGGGCGCGACAGCTCGCCGCCGAACGGTCCGAGGAACTCGGCCTGCCGGACCACGAGCGCGGCCCGATGATCGAGGCGGCCGTCATCGCGGCCGCGATCCAGGCGAAGCAGGCAGGCATACCGCCCCGGCACAACACGACGATGACCCTGTCCGCCGAACACGGCGGCGCTGACACGCTGCTCGACGAAGCCAGATGGCTCGGACATGTCAGCCGCGCCCTACGATCCTTCGAGATCGCACGCCCCGATACGCCGAGGTGA
- a CDS encoding helix-turn-helix domain-containing protein: MTYLFDVVRRPDGREFSNEEVATAIARHQGVKMSGSYVWYLRTGQRDNPTFRHLSALARFFGVPPAYFFDDETSREVDAELGLLTAMRDAGVRDVALRAAGLSAESLAAVTDVINRFRRLERLPAGPSGDR, encoded by the coding sequence TTGACCTATCTGTTCGACGTCGTGCGCAGGCCGGACGGTCGCGAGTTCAGCAACGAGGAGGTCGCCACCGCGATCGCCCGCCATCAGGGGGTGAAGATGTCCGGCTCGTATGTCTGGTACTTGCGTACCGGTCAACGAGACAATCCGACCTTTCGGCACTTGAGCGCGCTGGCTCGATTCTTCGGGGTTCCGCCCGCGTACTTCTTCGACGATGAGACCAGTCGCGAGGTCGACGCCGAGTTGGGTCTGCTGACTGCCATGCGGGACGCGGGCGTGCGTGATGTGGCGCTGCGGGCAGCGGGCCTGTCTGCCGAGAGCCTGGCTGCGGTCACTGACGTGATCAACCGTTTCCGCCGCTTGGAGCGACTGCCCGCAGGTCCTTCCGGCGACCGGTAG